In Gavia stellata isolate bGavSte3 chromosome 28, bGavSte3.hap2, whole genome shotgun sequence, a single genomic region encodes these proteins:
- the MLX gene encoding max-like protein X isoform X1, which yields MAEPPGAAAEDSWGKVDAAYSDNGLDSALFMENARKGSIVSRANSIGSTSASSVPNTDDEDSDYHQEPYKESYKDRRRRAHTQAEQKRRDAIKKGYDDLQAIVPTCEQQDFSIGCQKLSKAIVLQKTIDYIQFLHKEKKKQEEEVSTLRKDVMALKIMKVNYEQIVKAHQDNPNEGKDQVSDEVKFNVFQGIMDSLFQSFNSSISVTSFQELSACVFSWIEEHCKPQTLRDIVIGVLHQLTSQLY from the exons ATGGCGGAGCCGCCCGGCGCCGCGGCCGAGGACTCGTGGGGGAAG GTGGACGCAGCCTACAGCGACAATGGCCTGGACTCGG CCCTCTTTATGGAAAACGCTAGGAAAGGAAGCATAGTGTCACGAGCCAACAGTATCGGGTCCACCAGTGCCTCTTCTGTCCCCAATACAG ATGATGAGGACAGTGATTATCACCAGGAGCCCTACAAGGAGTCGTACAAGGACCGGCGCAGGCGGGCGCACACCCAGGCGGAGCAGAAGAGGCGAGATGCCATCAAG AAAGGCTACGATGACTTGCAGGCCATCGTTCCCACCTGTGAGCAGCAGGATTTCTCCATAGGCTGCCAGAAGCTGAGCAAGGCCATCGTCCTCCAGAAGA CCATTGACTACATCCAGTTCCTGcacaaggaaaagaagaagcaaGAAGAGGAAGTTTCTACCCTGAGGAAAGACGTGATGGCCTTGAAGATCATGAAAGT GAACTATGAGCAGATTGTGAAAGCTCATCAGGACAACCCGAATGAGGGGAAGGACCAGGTCTCCGACGAGGTGAAGTTCAATGTTTTCCAAGGCATTATGGATTCCCTGTTCCAGTCCTTTAACTCCTCCATCTCAGTAACAAGTTTTCAGGAGCTCTCAGCTTGCGTCTTCAGCTGGATTGAGGAGCACTGCAAGCCCCAG
- the MLX gene encoding max-like protein X isoform X2 has product MAEPPGAAAEDSWGKVDAAYSDNGLDSDDEDSDYHQEPYKESYKDRRRRAHTQAEQKRRDAIKKGYDDLQAIVPTCEQQDFSIGCQKLSKAIVLQKTIDYIQFLHKEKKKQEEEVSTLRKDVMALKIMKVNYEQIVKAHQDNPNEGKDQVSDEVKFNVFQGIMDSLFQSFNSSISVTSFQELSACVFSWIEEHCKPQTLRDIVIGVLHQLTSQLY; this is encoded by the exons ATGGCGGAGCCGCCCGGCGCCGCGGCCGAGGACTCGTGGGGGAAG GTGGACGCAGCCTACAGCGACAATGGCCTGGACTCGG ATGATGAGGACAGTGATTATCACCAGGAGCCCTACAAGGAGTCGTACAAGGACCGGCGCAGGCGGGCGCACACCCAGGCGGAGCAGAAGAGGCGAGATGCCATCAAG AAAGGCTACGATGACTTGCAGGCCATCGTTCCCACCTGTGAGCAGCAGGATTTCTCCATAGGCTGCCAGAAGCTGAGCAAGGCCATCGTCCTCCAGAAGA CCATTGACTACATCCAGTTCCTGcacaaggaaaagaagaagcaaGAAGAGGAAGTTTCTACCCTGAGGAAAGACGTGATGGCCTTGAAGATCATGAAAGT GAACTATGAGCAGATTGTGAAAGCTCATCAGGACAACCCGAATGAGGGGAAGGACCAGGTCTCCGACGAGGTGAAGTTCAATGTTTTCCAAGGCATTATGGATTCCCTGTTCCAGTCCTTTAACTCCTCCATCTCAGTAACAAGTTTTCAGGAGCTCTCAGCTTGCGTCTTCAGCTGGATTGAGGAGCACTGCAAGCCCCAG